A genome region from Schistocerca nitens isolate TAMUIC-IGC-003100 chromosome 4, iqSchNite1.1, whole genome shotgun sequence includes the following:
- the LOC126253552 gene encoding ankyrin repeat domain-containing protein 54-like, with the protein MTSVDSGVETGNDSNDSCATHDPQSPTLEITPAKLITTTTTDIQQTLTVCQTAVDKSCSTTDHDIQFPLVRIKPDDKVVNFLLPLQRPIPGIDPPAGLTFCNVQRTSLGLGNGYEVVRAENKGYDLTAVYQKFELQRKLRAVRCRLKTTREAWLQFKGPLNERKLRHACSTNNLDLVQALLDMGVNPNCYDDQRRSPLHLAACRGYADVVKLLLDKGANPNQRDSLGNTPLHLAACTNNLSVVTLLLKAGTDVSSLDLFGRNPLQLAQAKLKLLQRGSDNEDSKFIKGEVQKVIDMMMAYLQKKGQQMEMELLTAFSSRVTLSNSKEEVETDVRDLLASLNNLTLDTKK; encoded by the exons ATGACATCGGTTGATTCTGGCGTTGAAACTGGCAATGACAGTAATGATAGTTGTGCGACACATGATCCACAGTCACCAACACTTGAAATAACCCCAGCAAAATTAATTACGACGACTACGACCGACATACAACAGACCCTTACTGTGtgtcaaacagcagttgacaaatCATGTTCGACGACGGATCATGATATCCAGTTTCCACTAGTCAGGATAAAGCCAGATGACAAG GTTGTAAATTTCCTGCTCCCTCTTCAAAGACCAATTCCTGGAATCGATCCACCAGCTGGACTCACATTCTGTAATGTACAGCGCACAAGTCTTGGTCTTGGAAATGGTTATGAAGTGGTCAGGGCTG AGAACAAAGGTTATGATCTGACAGCTGTGTACCAGAAATTTGAACTTCAGAGGAAACTCCGAGCTGTGCGGTGCAGGCTGAAGACTACTCGTGAAGCGTGGTTGCAGTTTAAAGGACCTCTCA ATGAGCGGAAGTTAAGACATGCATGCTCCACAAACAATTTAGATTTGGTTCAAGCCTTACTTGACATGGGCGTCAACCCGAACTGTTATGATGATCAGCGCAGATCACCATTACATCTTGCTGCATGCCGCGGATACGCTGATGTTGTGAA aCTACtactagacaaaggagcaaacCCTAATCAGAGAGATTCTCTTGGAAACACGCCTCTCCATCTGGCTGCATGCACAAACAATCTGAGTGTTGTGACACTGCTACTGAAGGCTG gaactGATGTAAGTTCGTTGGACTTGTTTGGACGAAATCCATTGCAGCTTGCTCAGGCAAAGCTGAAATTGCTACAAAGAGGAAGTGACAATGAAGATTCAAAATTTATTAAAGGCGAAGTGCAAAAG GTCATAGACATGATGATGGCATATCTGCAAAAGAAAGGCCAACAAATGGAAATGGAGCTTTTAACTGCATTCTCATCCCGTGTGACCCTAAGCAACTCAAAAGAAGAAGTTGAAACTGATGTGCGAGACTTGTTGGCGAGTCTTAACAATTTGACCTTGGATACAAAGAAATGA